The Ignavibacteriales bacterium genome includes a window with the following:
- a CDS encoding ABC transporter ATP-binding protein, giving the protein MQEEEVLGKAYDARLMRRLIKYLKPYRWHVALGIVLSLLVSAMEAVRPYFTKIAVDTNIVQGDRHGLLVTMLVFLAIMIVRGFVQYANAYLTQWIGQRTIFDLRMEVYRHLQKLSLKFYDHNPIGRLITRVTNDVEVLNEMFSSGIVMVFSDVFTIAGIFYFMFSMNWKLAFVTLSVLPFLFYGTFLFRKKARETYRDVRIQIARINTFMQEHITGMLVDQIFNREKKSYSKFSDINAAHRDANIRSIFYYAVFYPGVDLIGAVAVGLIIWYAGRNALEGVVTVGTVMAFVQFNEMFWRPIRDLSEKYNILQTAMASSERLFQLLDDKTVLNIPSVLLPLKHVRGDIEFRNVSFAYNPPADNEHAAQWILKNISFSIKQGQTVAIVGHTGAGKTTIINLLSRFYDIQQGEILIDGINIQHVSPKDLRKHIAVVLQDVFLFSGDIQNNIHLGDETIPIERVKAAARLVGAHRFIDALPNTYAAEVKERGATLSVGQKQLLSFARALAFNPRILILDEATSSVDTETEQLIQHAIKKMLQGRTSIVIAHRLSTIQSADKIIVLHKGEIREMGTHQELLALNGIYRKLYELQYKDQEIKTN; this is encoded by the coding sequence ATGCAAGAAGAAGAAGTCTTAGGTAAAGCATACGATGCCCGCCTCATGCGGCGGCTCATTAAATATTTGAAGCCGTATCGCTGGCATGTTGCGCTTGGCATTGTGCTTAGTTTACTGGTCAGCGCTATGGAAGCGGTGCGCCCGTACTTCACAAAAATTGCTGTGGATACGAACATTGTACAAGGTGATAGACACGGCTTGCTTGTCACAATGCTGGTGTTTCTCGCAATTATGATTGTGCGCGGTTTCGTCCAATATGCCAACGCGTACTTAACACAATGGATTGGGCAGCGTACAATTTTTGATCTTCGGATGGAAGTCTATCGACATCTTCAGAAACTTTCGCTTAAGTTTTACGACCACAATCCCATCGGCAGACTCATCACCCGCGTGACAAACGATGTGGAAGTACTGAACGAAATGTTCTCCTCCGGCATTGTCATGGTTTTCAGCGATGTTTTTACTATCGCAGGGATTTTTTATTTTATGTTTTCCATGAATTGGAAGTTAGCATTTGTCACATTGAGCGTGCTGCCGTTTCTTTTTTATGGCACATTTCTTTTTCGCAAAAAAGCCCGAGAAACCTACCGCGATGTCCGTATTCAAATAGCCCGCATCAACACATTCATGCAGGAGCACATCACCGGTATGCTTGTGGATCAAATTTTTAATCGTGAAAAAAAGTCGTATTCAAAGTTTTCAGACATCAATGCTGCACATCGCGATGCAAATATCCGCTCAATTTTCTACTATGCTGTTTTTTATCCGGGCGTTGATCTCATCGGTGCAGTAGCGGTGGGACTCATTATCTGGTATGCGGGGCGAAATGCGCTGGAAGGTGTCGTCACGGTCGGAACAGTGATGGCATTTGTGCAATTCAACGAGATGTTCTGGCGCCCCATCCGCGATCTTTCTGAAAAATACAACATCCTTCAGACTGCAATGGCATCTTCAGAAAGACTCTTTCAATTGTTGGATGACAAAACAGTTCTGAACATTCCGTCGGTACTCCTCCCGTTGAAGCATGTCCGCGGCGACATCGAATTTCGCAATGTCTCTTTTGCGTATAATCCTCCGGCAGATAATGAGCATGCAGCTCAATGGATTCTAAAAAATATTTCCTTCAGTATTAAGCAAGGACAGACGGTAGCAATCGTCGGACATACCGGCGCAGGCAAAACGACCATTATCAACTTGTTAAGCCGGTTCTACGATATTCAGCAAGGTGAGATTTTGATTGACGGCATCAATATTCAGCATGTCAGTCCGAAAGATTTGCGCAAACATATTGCCGTCGTACTGCAGGATGTATTTTTATTTTCCGGCGATATTCAGAACAACATTCACCTTGGCGATGAAACAATTCCCATCGAACGCGTCAAAGCAGCCGCGCGTTTGGTTGGCGCGCATCGGTTCATTGATGCCTTGCCGAATACCTATGCTGCAGAAGTAAAAGAGCGTGGTGCCACACTTTCCGTCGGGCAGAAACAATTGCTCTCCTTCGCACGCGCACTGGCTTTCAATCCACGGATTCTTATACTGGATGAAGCGACTTCAAGCGTTGATACCGAAACCGAACAATTGATTCAGCACGCAATTAAAAAAATGCTTCAAGGACGAACATCGATCGTCATTGCACACCGCCTCTCGACTATCCAAAGCGCAGATAAGATTATTGTTTTACATAAAGGTGAAATCCGCGAGATGGGCACTCATCAAGAATTGCTTGCGCTGAACGGCATCTATCGGAAGCTCTACGAGCTTCAGTATAAAGATCAAGAAATCAAAACTAATTGA
- a CDS encoding four helix bundle protein, with amino-acid sequence MADKPMDIRERTFQFGLEIIQFIEKIPHTRTGNSIANQLIRSGTSIGANAQEALAASSKADFIYKTNIALREARETQYWIRLLMESKLIIDKEIETLFQESDEITRILGAIVSTARGKRKIR; translated from the coding sequence ATGGCAGATAAACCAATGGATATTCGTGAACGAACTTTTCAATTTGGACTTGAAATCATTCAGTTCATTGAGAAGATTCCACACACACGGACTGGGAATTCAATTGCAAATCAACTGATCCGATCCGGTACTTCCATAGGCGCCAATGCACAGGAAGCTCTTGCGGCAAGTAGCAAAGCCGACTTCATTTATAAAACCAATATTGCACTTCGTGAAGCGAGAGAAACACAATATTGGATACGACTGTTAATGGAATCAAAATTAATCATTGATAAAGAGATAGAGACTCTCTTCCAAGAGTCAGATGAAATCACAAGAATTCTCGGTGCAATTGTTAGCACAGCACGAGGGAAGCGTAAGATACGATGA
- a CDS encoding SEC59/DGK1/VTE5 family protein, whose protein sequence is MPDADEEKWSVRGSELRHLDHTATIDYKHELVRKAIHLFSLSIPTIYFFISKQMALYLLVPITTVCIVIDVARHYIPSVARWFYKWFGWLLRRHETDVNKKRLSGASNVLISALLCVLLFPKVIALNAFTILIISDTTSALIGRRFGRHRFFAKSLEGSLAFFISALLVILIAPKIDQLPMEYFIGFIAAAIGTVVEALSVKIDDNISIPLSVGFSLWLLYAWLLPGINLLRLV, encoded by the coding sequence GTGCCTGACGCCGATGAGGAGAAATGGAGTGTGCGCGGTAGCGAGTTAAGGCATCTCGATCATACCGCAACCATCGATTACAAACATGAGTTGGTAAGGAAGGCAATTCATCTTTTTTCTCTTTCAATCCCTACTATTTATTTTTTTATCTCTAAGCAAATGGCACTTTACCTTCTTGTGCCAATTACAACGGTGTGCATCGTTATTGACGTAGCACGGCACTATATTCCAAGTGTTGCACGATGGTTTTACAAATGGTTTGGCTGGCTTCTGCGGCGGCACGAAACCGACGTCAACAAAAAAAGATTAAGCGGTGCGTCGAATGTGCTTATTTCAGCGTTGTTATGCGTACTCTTGTTTCCCAAAGTCATAGCACTTAACGCTTTTACTATTCTTATAATCTCGGATACTACTTCTGCCCTTATCGGCAGACGATTCGGCAGACATCGTTTTTTTGCTAAAAGTCTTGAAGGATCGTTGGCATTCTTTATCTCTGCTCTCCTCGTGATTCTCATTGCACCAAAGATTGACCAGCTTCCCATGGAATACTTCATCGGCTTCATAGCAGCAGCAATCGGTACTGTCGTCGAGGCACTTTCTGTTAAAATTGACGACAACATTTCAATTCCTCTCTCCGTTGGTTTCTCCCTCTGGCTACTTTATGCATGGCTTCTTCCAGGAATAAATCTTCTACGGTTAGTATAA
- the hpt gene encoding hypoxanthine phosphoribosyltransferase — protein MSEFIKINGDTFEPFITEEQIRNRIQELAARINTDYAGKTPIFIGVLNGSFIFLADLIREITVDCEMDFFKLSSYGDAKISSGQVKLLKNLNCEVAGRDIIVVEDIVDSGLSIAFIKNIIEKENPKSLKLVSLLLKKSVAKIDFPVDYVGFEIPPDFVIGYGLDYAQKVRNLKSIYRLNPQGTIKPE, from the coding sequence ATGTCTGAATTCATAAAAATCAATGGCGATACATTTGAACCTTTCATTACGGAAGAGCAAATCCGTAACCGCATTCAAGAACTCGCTGCGCGCATCAATACCGACTATGCGGGAAAGACGCCAATATTTATTGGTGTCTTAAACGGTTCGTTCATTTTCCTTGCCGATCTCATTCGCGAGATTACTGTCGATTGCGAGATGGATTTCTTCAAGCTCTCGAGCTATGGCGATGCTAAAATTTCCTCCGGACAAGTAAAGCTATTGAAGAACCTCAATTGTGAGGTGGCGGGGCGTGATATCATTGTTGTAGAAGATATTGTTGACTCTGGCCTCTCTATTGCCTTCATTAAAAATATCATTGAAAAAGAAAATCCAAAGTCACTGAAGCTCGTCTCTCTCTTGTTAAAAAAAAGCGTGGCGAAAATTGACTTTCCGGTTGATTATGTTGGATTCGAAATTCCGCCGGATTTCGTCATTGGCTATGGCTTGGACTACGCGCAAAAAGTTCGTAACTTGAAATCAATTTATCGGCTTAATCCGCAAGGAACTATCAAGCCAGAGTAA
- the tilS gene encoding tRNA lysidine(34) synthetase TilS, translating to MHSLEVKLEKYNQRHRLIAPVQSVLLAVSGGVDSMVMLHLFSRVRERLKLKLSVIHVNHQLRGEESMGDEKFVMEMSNFYHIPFSCERIDVMSYAHELGLSKQLAARCLRYECFERIRVQAGTDTVATAHHADDNAETVLLNIMRGTGIHGLAGIPPKRETGCIIRPLLFATRKEIETYAVEQGITYRNDSSNRSLAYRRNELRHNILPILQKSHPKIVKTLNQIAGTMLDVNEKMRRIVDETMRALIQKDPQGRLTLHVEKLKLEPDFLWDEIFVEVLHRLGIEPTEKKVSALHRLCTQPTGRSVELGSRFASYHDREYVVFKITDDEQLKSRKVEFGKSYDYKNCLISISTPERVPSAFAGTHEVEYIDAERLGQQLVLRTWQSGDWFIPLGMKTKKKLSDFFTDQKVPRYQKSSIPVLESDGTIVWICGKRLDDRFKLTDRTHTAIRLTCQPSTRAHHV from the coding sequence ATGCATTCTCTCGAAGTAAAACTTGAAAAATACAATCAGCGTCATCGGTTAATAGCACCGGTGCAATCCGTTCTTCTTGCGGTAAGCGGCGGCGTGGATTCAATGGTTATGCTTCATCTGTTCTCAAGAGTTCGTGAACGACTGAAACTGAAGCTTTCGGTTATTCACGTCAATCACCAATTGCGCGGTGAAGAATCGATGGGGGATGAAAAATTCGTCATGGAGATGTCGAATTTTTATCACATTCCATTCTCTTGTGAGCGAATCGATGTGATGTCGTATGCTCATGAGCTTGGACTTTCAAAACAACTTGCTGCCCGCTGTCTTCGTTATGAATGCTTCGAACGTATCCGCGTCCAAGCAGGCACAGATACGGTTGCCACAGCACACCACGCGGATGATAATGCAGAAACAGTGCTTCTCAACATAATGCGAGGAACCGGCATTCACGGTTTGGCGGGAATCCCACCGAAACGCGAGACAGGTTGTATTATTCGTCCGTTACTTTTTGCAACACGAAAAGAGATTGAAACGTATGCGGTAGAGCAGGGCATCACGTACCGAAATGATTCGTCAAATCGTTCGCTTGCATATCGAAGGAACGAACTGCGGCACAACATTCTTCCAATACTGCAGAAGAGTCATCCCAAGATCGTCAAGACCTTAAATCAAATTGCCGGCACGATGTTGGACGTAAACGAAAAAATGCGAAGAATTGTTGATGAAACAATGCGTGCTCTCATCCAAAAAGATCCACAGGGGCGCTTAACGTTACATGTGGAAAAACTGAAGTTGGAACCGGATTTTCTGTGGGATGAAATTTTTGTTGAAGTCCTTCATCGGTTGGGTATTGAACCGACAGAAAAGAAAGTGAGTGCGCTTCACCGGCTTTGCACTCAACCAACAGGACGCAGTGTAGAATTAGGCAGCAGATTTGCATCATACCATGATCGCGAGTATGTTGTTTTCAAAATCACAGACGACGAACAATTGAAGAGCAGAAAAGTTGAATTTGGCAAAAGCTACGACTACAAAAATTGTCTTATTTCGATCAGTACACCGGAACGCGTGCCATCCGCCTTTGCCGGAACGCATGAAGTTGAATACATCGATGCCGAGCGATTAGGCCAACAACTTGTTTTGCGCACTTGGCAGAGCGGTGATTGGTTTATTCCGCTTGGCATGAAAACGAAAAAAAAGTTGAGCGATTTCTTTACAGATCAAAAAGTACCGCGGTATCAAAAATCTTCCATTCCTGTTCTAGAATCTGACGGCACTATCGTGTGGATTTGCGGCAAACGGTTAGACGATCGATTCAAATTGACCGATCGGACACACACAGCAATTCGGCTTACCTGTCAACCATCAACAAGAGCTCACCATGTCTGA
- a CDS encoding PAS domain S-box protein: protein MEAATSGINIIPFIPSTAQAARSVMLSNRQNFPNNSLRNATKIFTSIWENSNEGMRLTDGNGIIVAINPAFCRLVGRNSEELVGHLFTSIYADVENREKMIRNYESHFKERQAESHYERRLVLWTNHTINVEINDSYIETDDGRVLLLSRFRDITIEKLTQNALTESESKYRGLFANSVMPMFQSSVDGKLMNANRAMLKLLGYNNFFELADLDIASDIYGNSDERQTVTETLQKKGYVVNAELSLKRKSGKILTVLENARTLHDENGKVIGYEGVLEDITARKAMEKKLQEYVWALEKSKNALAELNAKKDKLFSILSHDLRSPFSSILGFCDILLKENDQLTSEDRVQFVAYIQEGAQDQLALVNKLLDWSRLESGHTRLEQTEIDLQDIAKKSVNSLLGLAHQKQVKLQSTLPANIAVRGDRHMLGQVFGNLIGNSLKFTPAGGAITVELIEEQDDQWVIGVRDTGIGIPEEDVHKLFKIEEKYTRKGLQGEKGTGLGLPVVHEIVSKHNGTIEVKSHSGTGTLFLITLPKSRPGTCENILVVDDEHGMRMLHTRYIKRMLPDANILHASDGAEALQLARDFNPKLIISDNDMPDMNGEEMVRTLKSDPMTANIPIIIVTGQDSDANREALKQYGAYAVLTKPITPEQLAEILENIEAGEVTITL, encoded by the coding sequence ATGGAAGCAGCAACAAGTGGTATCAACATAATCCCGTTCATACCGTCAACCGCACAGGCAGCACGATCGGTCATGCTGTCAAACAGGCAAAATTTTCCGAATAATAGTCTGCGCAATGCCACAAAGATTTTTACATCCATCTGGGAGAACTCAAATGAAGGAATGAGGCTAACAGATGGCAATGGAATTATCGTTGCTATCAATCCAGCATTTTGCCGGCTTGTAGGAAGGAACTCTGAAGAACTGGTCGGTCACCTCTTTACCAGTATTTACGCCGACGTGGAAAACCGTGAGAAGATGATTCGCAACTATGAATCACACTTCAAAGAGCGCCAAGCAGAATCGCACTATGAACGAAGATTAGTACTATGGACAAACCACACCATCAATGTTGAAATTAATGATTCCTATATAGAGACAGATGATGGACGCGTATTACTGCTTTCACGATTTCGCGATATCACCATCGAAAAACTCACTCAAAATGCCCTTACAGAAAGCGAATCGAAATACCGCGGCCTCTTTGCAAACTCGGTGATGCCGATGTTTCAAAGCAGTGTCGATGGAAAATTAATGAATGCTAATCGCGCTATGCTGAAACTGCTTGGGTACAACAATTTCTTTGAACTTGCAGATCTTGATATCGCTAGTGACATCTATGGTAATTCCGATGAACGTCAAACAGTAACAGAGACCCTGCAGAAAAAAGGATATGTTGTCAATGCCGAATTGAGCCTGAAAAGAAAAAGTGGAAAAATTCTTACCGTGCTGGAAAACGCCCGTACCTTACATGATGAAAACGGAAAAGTGATCGGCTATGAAGGTGTATTAGAAGATATCACTGCCCGCAAAGCGATGGAAAAGAAATTGCAGGAATATGTCTGGGCGCTGGAAAAATCCAAGAATGCATTAGCTGAATTAAATGCGAAGAAAGACAAACTGTTTTCAATCCTCTCACACGATCTTCGCTCTCCATTCAGCAGCATCCTGGGATTCTGCGATATCCTTTTAAAAGAAAATGATCAACTCACATCTGAAGACCGAGTACAATTTGTCGCGTATATACAAGAAGGAGCTCAGGATCAACTTGCATTGGTCAATAAGCTGCTTGATTGGTCGCGTTTAGAATCCGGACATACACGACTTGAACAAACAGAAATCGATTTGCAGGATATCGCTAAAAAGAGTGTTAACTCTCTCTTGGGGCTTGCACATCAGAAACAAGTGAAACTGCAATCAACATTGCCGGCAAATATAGCGGTACGCGGCGATAGGCATATGCTGGGACAAGTGTTTGGAAATCTCATCGGTAATTCTCTCAAGTTCACACCAGCAGGCGGTGCAATCACTGTAGAATTAATCGAAGAACAGGACGATCAATGGGTTATTGGAGTTCGCGATACGGGTATCGGTATACCTGAAGAAGATGTACACAAGCTGTTCAAGATCGAAGAGAAATATACTCGTAAAGGATTACAGGGTGAAAAAGGAACTGGACTTGGTTTACCGGTTGTTCACGAAATTGTTTCGAAACATAATGGCACGATTGAAGTAAAAAGTCATTCCGGCACTGGAACACTCTTCCTTATTACTCTTCCTAAAAGCCGGCCCGGAACATGCGAGAACATTCTCGTCGTTGATGATGAACACGGGATGCGGATGTTGCACACACGATATATCAAGCGAATGCTGCCAGATGCAAATATTCTGCACGCATCGGATGGCGCAGAGGCGTTGCAACTCGCACGCGACTTTAATCCGAAATTGATTATTTCTGATAATGATATGCCAGACATGAATGGCGAAGAAATGGTTCGCACATTGAAATCAGATCCGATGACTGCCAACATTCCAATCATTATCGTCACCGGACAAGATTCCGATGCAAATCGCGAAGCACTAAAGCAATACGGTGCATATGCTGTATTAACGAAACCAATCACACCGGAACAACTTGCTGAAATATTAGAAAATATCGAAGCTGGCGAGGTTACTATAACTCTTTAA
- a CDS encoding 3'-5' exonuclease, translating to MIQDSHLSDGTFVVVDVETTGLNPIEDRITEIAMMKVKNGVLLDEFSTLINPLVSIPASITNLTGIDNLMVADAPTAREVAPTIADFLGNAIFVAHNAQFDWGFVSQTTMRERGIELNNSQLCTVKLSRIILPHLPSKSLGPVTTALNITIPERHRASGDAYATALVLVKFISYVQRKHDIHLVSELLRFQNGWSPVPSK from the coding sequence TTGATACAAGATTCCCACTTATCTGATGGTACATTCGTTGTAGTAGATGTTGAAACAACTGGTCTGAATCCGATAGAAGATCGAATTACTGAAATTGCAATGATGAAAGTTAAGAACGGCGTTCTGTTAGATGAATTTTCAACATTGATTAATCCATTGGTTTCCATCCCTGCTTCTATCACAAATCTAACAGGGATCGATAACTTGATGGTTGCAGATGCACCAACCGCGAGAGAAGTAGCTCCAACGATTGCAGATTTTTTAGGCAATGCAATTTTCGTTGCGCATAATGCACAATTCGATTGGGGTTTTGTTTCTCAAACCACAATGCGCGAGCGCGGAATTGAACTTAATAATTCGCAGTTATGCACAGTCAAACTGAGCCGCATAATTTTGCCGCATTTGCCCAGTAAATCTCTTGGTCCGGTAACCACAGCATTGAATATTACCATTCCCGAACGTCATCGCGCTTCCGGCGACGCGTACGCTACTGCGCTTGTACTCGTTAAATTTATTTCCTACGTTCAACGCAAGCATGATATTCATCTCGTAAGCGAACTGCTCCGTTTTCAGAACGGTTGGTCACCTGTGCCTTCAAAATAG
- a CDS encoding T9SS type A sorting domain-containing protein, with protein MNYSSTAFRFTVVCIVVLTFYSVSTITFAQQSSQMAGAPAGTVSHLKNSVPSSLKKITKATRSARTNTVQYTTTTYTFSDITIFSYFDSTDVIITNSIGDTVGVAWMRADTLYSISPGTGIYSISGNKTFSVLIGDAITNYVNGYFALNESGRGVSTKFNTWMMLGGGFDPHFIVFAYEDGTQYTIKNLQTGAFVYAGSLNDGQYLDFPNVASIERQALQVTSNKPVSVLSYTDQDYYVPSSNGNFAGTLFYGFSGYYWENSITVTSYAENNHVLITNLATGDTIADATLGLWQVKTIGIYQDTFWKIVSTGTVTAANIPFAGWTGSYYYMARSADSTGTNTGRAYVIPAIASTISISSYDDNNRVKVTLLGDTTYPYTSPSLVADTLLQSGKGYIFNSNYGNNVYRIEGTGRVSVLQCNGSAGADFMPLGYALNLPDLAISQSDISFTPPDSVYRSGDKIQIGVTVYNYGTLDVSDVLVVLYDGNPDAGTPPSIGSFVAPLIPAGGNYTKTISYIVPVNAKYHNIYVRVDPNNSISESNESNNTSFRPLKSNQDLLPPLSVYVTAPEALELLGSVLTPNPFTVHADIFNTGTVSADGVHIQLLLFNGLEADSGSVDTTIASLAAQTTLGLDWKINAKKDSSGLNLYTISISGTNVVSKDVNRAILVPDIIPPAKPTGLTLTMQVNSKVMLTWTQNAEKDLAGYKIYYSSDFSFAGTEANEGPSPVSVSTLDTAYLTGLTGGTTYRFKISAIDLSNNESAYSDTVAVQTTIAGVSRDQSTIPTSYALNQNFPNPFNPSTTIKFDLPKTGFTTLKIYNMLGQEIATLVNDVKLTGRYTVQWNGSNMTSGLYFYKLISGEFIQVKKMQFIK; from the coding sequence ATGAATTATTCCTCTACAGCTTTTCGGTTTACCGTGGTCTGTATTGTTGTGCTAACATTTTATTCAGTATCTACAATTACATTCGCACAACAATCTTCACAAATGGCGGGCGCTCCTGCTGGAACAGTAAGCCATTTAAAAAACAGTGTACCATCCAGCCTTAAGAAAATAACAAAGGCGACAAGAAGTGCGCGTACAAATACAGTACAATATACCACCACCACATATACATTTAGTGACATTACTATATTTTCCTATTTCGACAGTACTGATGTGATCATCACAAATAGTATTGGAGACACCGTAGGGGTTGCCTGGATGCGAGCAGATACTTTGTATTCTATTTCTCCCGGAACTGGCATTTACTCCATTAGTGGGAACAAAACATTTTCTGTTCTCATTGGAGATGCAATTACAAATTATGTGAATGGATATTTTGCCCTTAATGAGAGTGGTCGCGGTGTGAGCACAAAGTTCAATACATGGATGATGTTAGGAGGCGGTTTTGATCCGCATTTCATCGTGTTCGCTTATGAAGATGGCACTCAATATACTATAAAAAATCTACAGACAGGAGCATTTGTTTATGCAGGTTCTCTTAATGACGGCCAGTATCTAGATTTTCCGAATGTTGCAAGTATAGAACGACAAGCTTTGCAAGTCACCAGCAATAAACCTGTCTCTGTCCTTTCCTACACCGATCAAGATTATTACGTGCCTTCTTCAAATGGCAATTTTGCAGGTACGCTCTTCTATGGGTTTTCTGGATATTACTGGGAAAACTCAATTACGGTAACTTCTTATGCTGAAAATAATCATGTTCTGATAACCAATCTTGCAACGGGAGATACGATTGCTGATGCGACACTTGGCCTCTGGCAAGTAAAAACAATTGGTATTTACCAGGATACATTTTGGAAAATTGTTTCAACCGGCACGGTGACTGCAGCGAATATACCATTTGCCGGATGGACAGGTAGTTATTATTATATGGCACGCAGTGCGGATTCGACAGGTACAAATACCGGCAGAGCATATGTTATTCCAGCTATTGCAAGCACTATTTCAATTTCTTCATATGATGATAATAACCGAGTAAAAGTCACGCTCTTAGGAGATACTACATATCCGTACACATCTCCGTCTCTCGTTGCCGATACTCTTCTACAATCCGGTAAAGGATATATCTTTAATTCAAATTATGGCAACAATGTCTACAGAATTGAGGGAACAGGAAGAGTTTCAGTTTTACAATGTAACGGTAGTGCAGGAGCTGATTTTATGCCGTTAGGGTATGCATTAAATTTACCTGACCTCGCTATATCACAAAGTGATATCTCTTTTACACCCCCGGACAGCGTCTATCGCAGCGGCGATAAAATTCAAATTGGTGTCACCGTCTACAATTATGGAACACTGGATGTTTCCGATGTTCTTGTTGTGCTGTACGATGGAAATCCTGATGCAGGAACACCGCCTTCCATTGGAAGCTTTGTTGCTCCCTTGATTCCTGCGGGAGGAAACTATACAAAGACGATTTCTTATATCGTTCCGGTGAATGCGAAGTATCATAATATTTATGTCAGGGTAGATCCAAACAATTCAATTTCTGAATCGAATGAATCGAACAATACTTCATTCAGGCCTCTGAAATCGAATCAAGATCTGCTTCCGCCGCTTTCTGTGTACGTCACTGCACCTGAGGCTCTTGAACTTCTTGGTTCCGTTCTTACACCAAACCCATTTACTGTTCATGCAGATATTTTTAATACAGGGACAGTGAGTGCTGACGGAGTCCATATTCAACTGTTACTTTTTAATGGACTCGAAGCTGATTCAGGCTCAGTAGATACAACCATCGCCTCACTGGCCGCGCAAACCACGTTAGGACTCGATTGGAAAATCAATGCAAAGAAAGATTCATCCGGATTGAACCTTTACACAATCAGTATTAGCGGTACCAATGTTGTTTCAAAAGATGTCAATCGTGCTATCCTTGTACCGGATATCATTCCACCTGCCAAGCCGACGGGGCTGACTTTGACCATGCAGGTGAATAGTAAGGTGATGCTGACATGGACACAAAATGCAGAAAAAGATCTCGCTGGATATAAAATCTATTATTCATCTGATTTCAGCTTCGCTGGAACAGAGGCAAATGAAGGACCTTCTCCTGTTTCTGTTTCGACACTCGATACTGCATATCTTACAGGATTAACCGGCGGCACTACATATCGATTTAAAATATCTGCAATCGATCTTTCTAATAATGAAAGCGCCTACTCGGATACCGTTGCTGTTCAAACAACGATAGCAGGAGTATCGAGGGATCAATCGACAATCCCAACAAGCTATGCTCTCAACCAAAATTTTCCAAATCCATTTAATCCCAGTACTACGATTAAATTCGATTTGCCAAAAACAGGATTCACAACATTGAAAATTTATAATATGCTGGGACAGGAAATTGCTACGTTGGTCAATGATGTAAAACTTACCGGGCGTTATACCGTTCAATGGAATGGTTCGAATATGACTAGCGGGTTGTACTTCTACAAGCTCATTTCAGGAGAATTTATACAGGTGAAAAAGATGCAGTTCATTAAATAG